A part of Streptomyces sp. NBC_01497 genomic DNA contains:
- a CDS encoding inorganic phosphate transporter produces the protein MDTFVLIVTIGVALGFTYTNGFHDSANAIATSVSTRALTPRAALAMAAVMNLAGAFLGQGVAETVSKGLIGTPHGDKGMGILFAALAGAVAWNVVTWRLGLPSSSSHALFGGLVGAALAGGSEVIWSGVIEKVVIPMFLSPIVGLIVGYLVMLAILWLFRRSNPHKVKRGFRIAQTVSAAGMALGHGLQDAQKTMGVVVLALVIAGDADSTNNIPVWVKIVCALMLSLGTYAGGWRIMRTLGRKIIELDPPQGFAAETTGASILYVTSYIFQAPVSTTHVITSAIMGVGATKRVNAVRWGVGRNIVIGWFITMPAAGIVAALVYWIIAAIFG, from the coding sequence GTGGACACCTTCGTCCTGATCGTGACCATCGGCGTCGCGCTCGGCTTCACCTACACCAACGGCTTCCACGACTCCGCCAACGCGATCGCCACGTCCGTCTCGACGCGCGCGCTCACCCCCCGCGCGGCCCTCGCGATGGCGGCGGTGATGAACCTCGCCGGCGCGTTCCTCGGCCAGGGCGTCGCGGAGACCGTCAGCAAGGGCCTGATCGGGACACCGCACGGCGACAAGGGCATGGGCATCCTGTTCGCCGCACTCGCGGGCGCGGTCGCCTGGAACGTGGTGACCTGGCGGCTCGGGCTGCCGTCCTCCTCGTCGCACGCGCTGTTCGGCGGCCTGGTGGGGGCGGCGCTGGCGGGTGGCAGCGAGGTCATCTGGTCCGGGGTGATCGAGAAGGTCGTCATCCCGATGTTCCTCTCGCCCATCGTGGGCCTGATCGTCGGCTATCTGGTGATGCTGGCGATCCTGTGGTTGTTCCGCCGGTCCAACCCGCACAAGGTGAAGCGCGGCTTCCGGATCGCGCAGACCGTGTCGGCGGCCGGAATGGCCCTCGGGCACGGCCTGCAGGATGCGCAGAAGACGATGGGCGTCGTGGTGCTGGCGCTGGTGATCGCGGGCGACGCGGACTCGACGAACAACATCCCCGTGTGGGTCAAGATCGTCTGTGCGCTGATGCTGTCACTCGGGACGTACGCGGGTGGCTGGCGGATCATGCGGACGCTGGGGCGGAAGATCATCGAACTCGATCCGCCGCAGGGGTTCGCGGCGGAGACCACGGGTGCGTCGATCCTCTACGTGACGTCGTACATCTTCCAGGCGCCGGTGTCGACGACGCACGTGATCACCTCGGCGATCATGGGTGTCGGGGCGACGAAGCGGGTCAACGCCGTGCGGTGGGGGGTCGGCCGGAACATCGTGATCGGCTGGTTCATCACGATGCCGGCGGCGGGCATCGTCGCGGCGCTGGTATACTGGATCATCGCGGCGATCTTCGGCTGA
- a CDS encoding DUF47 domain-containing protein → MRFRLTPRETSFYDMFAASADNIVTGSKLLMELLGADSSAKAEIAERMRAAEHAGDDATHAIFHQLNSSFITPFDREDIYTLASHLDDIMDFMEEAVDLVVLYNIEELPRGVEQQIEVLSRAADLTAEAMPHLRTMSNLTEYWIEINRLENQADQIHRKLLAHLFNGKYDAMEVLKLKQIVDALEEAADAFEHVANTVETIAVKES, encoded by the coding sequence GTGCGTTTTCGTCTGACCCCCAGGGAGACGAGCTTCTACGACATGTTCGCCGCGTCAGCGGACAACATCGTCACGGGCTCCAAGCTCCTGATGGAACTCCTCGGTGCGGATTCCTCCGCGAAAGCCGAGATCGCCGAACGGATGAGGGCCGCGGAGCACGCGGGTGACGACGCGACCCACGCGATCTTCCACCAGCTGAACTCCTCTTTCATCACGCCTTTCGACCGCGAGGACATCTACACCCTGGCGTCGCACCTCGACGACATCATGGACTTCATGGAAGAGGCCGTCGACCTGGTCGTCCTCTACAACATCGAGGAATTGCCACGGGGCGTCGAGCAGCAGATCGAGGTCCTCAGCCGGGCCGCCGACCTGACGGCCGAGGCCATGCCGCACCTGCGGACGATGAGCAACCTCACGGAGTACTGGATCGAGATCAACCGGCTGGAGAACCAGGCCGACCAGATCCACCGCAAGCTGCTCGCCCACCTCTTCAACGGCAAGTACGACGCGATGGAGGTGCTCAAGCTCAAGCAGATCGTCGATGCGCTTGAAGAGGCCGCCGACGCGTTCGAGCACGTCGCGAACACGGTGGAGACCATCGCGGTCAAGGAGTCCTGA
- a CDS encoding metal-sensitive transcriptional regulator, translated as MTTTDAAGVRGDKPSAAPAQAPGTGPQVYGYHNRKDEHLKRLRRIEGQIRGLQRLVDEDVYCIDILTQVSASTKALQSFALQLLEEHLRHCVADAAVKGGAEIDEKVQEATQAIARMLRT; from the coding sequence ATGACGACCACAGACGCGGCCGGCGTGCGGGGCGACAAGCCCTCCGCGGCCCCGGCCCAGGCCCCGGGGACCGGCCCCCAGGTGTACGGGTACCACAACCGCAAGGACGAGCACCTCAAACGGCTGCGCAGGATCGAAGGCCAGATCAGGGGCCTGCAGCGGCTGGTCGACGAGGACGTCTACTGCATCGACATACTCACGCAGGTCTCCGCCTCCACCAAGGCACTCCAGTCCTTCGCCCTCCAGCTGCTGGAGGAGCACCTGCGGCACTGCGTCGCCGACGCGGCCGTCAAGGGCGGCGCGGAGATCGACGAAAAGGTCCAGGAAGCCACCCAGGCCATCGCCCGCATGCTGCGCACCTGA